The genome window GATTTTGCATCCTGTACAGCCATTATAGCAAGGGCCACAGTCTTTACAAAGGCAGAGCTAAAAGAATCCAATTATTCAGAATTACTTTATCAATGCACAACTCATTTGTTACCTTTTAGAAATTCCTATGCTCAGCCGGATTCGTTTTCCCCCCAGACCTGGTGCATTCTGGCAGTCTTGCAGTGCCCTCATCTGATCACCTTGCTCACCAAATCTGACAAAGGCATACCCTCTACAATTttcaaaagggagaaaacaaattctAGTATTCATAACAGTTACAAAGCCAATTAATTCAATTTCTGTCTTCATGAAAATAGTAGCTACTATAGCTTGTATTACCTAAGCAACCTCTCTGGCATGTGCGCATGCACAGAAGATGCTTTCACAAAATTAAGAACTTGGGCCAGAAGCAAAAAGCTTTGTTGATAGCATTAAGATGCAACTTGCTGAAAGCCAGCAAAACAATGTATGTTAACTGCTATCTGTGTAAGTAACCAGATTATGTATTTCTGCACTTACAGCAGTTCAGTATATTCAATATATCAGTATTAACCCGTTCCTATGCTCTACAGCTCTAACCTTCTTTCTAAATTTGCTctctcagatttctttttaagtttcttGAATTAGTCCATTACAGCCAGTGTTTTCTGAACAGCAAATTCACTTATCCCTGCTTCACTCTCTGCCTTGCCAGTCTAACTTCTACTAAGATTTATTTACTAATACTAGTATTTCCATCTCCCAACCCCCTAAGATTTGCTAGGCCTTACACTTTTCTTCCACATGTAAAAAGGGAATTATTTTGTCCTGAGTACTGCATTGACTAGGTGGACACACTGCTGTAAGTAAGCACAGATGCCCATGCAGAGCTCTCCTTTCTCCCACCATCTAACCGCTTTCATGCAGATATGCATTTGGCTAAATTGAATCTTAACCCATTAGTTAGCTATAACTAACCACAAAGTTTCAGAACCCCAAGGATCTAGGTTGTTAAAAAATAATGCCAGAGAATAATCTCTCTTCCTGCCtctgaagaaaatacaaaaccagtTCAAATGTAAGTTCTTATACATTACTTATAGCAACAAACATACTGACAGCATTAACACATTTTCACAGGCATTACCTGGAATATCCCAGCAGGTCTGTTGCTATTTTGCAGTCAATACATGAAGGGTACCTCTTTAGGAAATAGTCATAGAGCTGAAAATCATCTACTTCTGGAGTCAGCTCCCCAACAAATATTGAATAGTCTGGTCTTTAAAAAGGTAAGAGAACCACCATTAAGTTTGAGAATAACAGTTCAAGTCAGTATAAAGTCCCTAACATACAAGCAAGTAGTTATCACTGAACAAATAAGGAGACAAAATATGAAGAGAGTATTAACTGCAAAACTCTGCTAAGCACTGTACAGAACTGCAATGCCATCCACTCCAGCAAGTTCTTAATTTCTCTGAGTCCATTCTACCACTTCTGCAAGCATTTCAATAAAGACTAAAGATTCTTTGATAAATTTGAGAAGTGGGTTTTAGAAACTTATTTGTTGCCCGAAGGGCAGGACACCcaaaaacaccaagaaaaaaatattaagttaCAGCCAGAATTCAAAAAGACCTAAGACTATTTTGACACCGCATCTCAAGTGATTATGAgacaaaccaggaaaaaaaaaatcttcattattCAAATAGCAATACAATTCCATAAACAATACTCAGTATATAGGCACCAGGTGTGCCATTTCAGgactttaaaattaattgatgACATTCACTAGTCATTAGCAATTTAAACAGATAAAGggtcagagctgctcctttctAAAGGTCTTTACCTGGTTGTGTTAGTACTACTAGGGACAAACTCAATtcttcctggttttattttgttctttttcttccgTTTCTTCTGGGGTGTTCTCCACCAGCTGTAGGCCTGGAgacattctcttttttttgccaTCAAGTCctgtagggagaaaaaaatgaccTTTATAGTATTTAGCCTCATTTACATTCCTCCCTCCCACTCCCCATCACCACAGGTGATTTCCCCATATTCACCTTGCCCTTGAAAGAAGCCTGGGGTCCCATTTCTCCCTCCGCCTCCCATGAGGGAAAGCAGCCTCTGGGGAAAACGCCTGGCAAAAATAACAGAGCCAAAGGATTGTATGAACAGCCATATTCCCCTGACTTGTCAAGCTGGCTAAAGGATTGACAGCTTCCTCTGGGAATTAGGGACAAACCAGATAGCCTTTTGATGCTGGCCAATCCTAAATGTTAATTAGCTTCAGGACTGGACCGTGTTCCGCTTGAGCTCCAGGATGCAAAAAACCCTGCCGCAGCACAATCCGCATGATGAAGAGGCAGGGAAATTGTCACTCTTGCCTAGAAGGAATCTCCACTGTCCCTATCTCTCCTCACCTAGGAATTCTTCAGTGAGATGCCTCTCCTCACTACCCAGCAGTGAGTTACTCTCCCAGGCcaggaacaacaacaacaagaggCCGATTAATGGAATTTAAGGAGAAAGCAGACCAGGATCAGGCACTAGATCGGCTGAGGGAAAACTCAAACCCAGATGCAAGGCAAGGAGGAAAGAGGCATAAAAAGTGCCCCtcagggaattaaaaaaaaaaaaaaaaaaagaaaaataaggaaaaataagaaaaaaaaaacactaaaaccccaaaaaacacagcTCAAAAAGGAAGTGAGTGGGGCAACTACACAAAAGAGATGGGGAAACAGCCTTGTTAACACCGGTTGCCTCCCTCAATGAAGATTGTGAAGAACAGGGACTTCGAAAAATAAGAATGATGTTCCATAGCATTTACTTACGCAGGCTTTAATGTTCTTCCTCTATAACATCTCCACATGTATCTTATACAGAGAGTGTTATGTGCAAGCTCCTTCAGAAGAACTTGCACTCAAACAATGTAAACTGCAAAGCTTAATGTAATGCCCCCCAACCTGCTTGAGTTGACACAATGAAGTGTCCTGAGGACAGTTGCCAGAAGAAATCTTAGGACTAAGAGAACATCCAACTCAGAGCAAGCTAGCTATGTCAGCTTTACATTTATTAGCAATTCTGAGTATGGTTCTGGAATCCATTTAGGCATTGCATGCCTGTATTTCTGACTAAATGATCTTACCTGGCTTGCCATGGTTCAAACTGTCTTCTGTCTTTCTCGAACAGTAAAACTGCACAGGTTCAATTTATTACACTCCTTCAGCTGAAAAAAGTGTAGGGGAGAAGAAGATGAAGGACTTTATCCTCAATATTAATTACTTTCAAATATGTTCACCCCACCATATGTTTTAATGTTGTTAATTCAgaacttaaaaaattaagttcCAACTTGCCACTGCTTAAACATTGGAGATAAAAAGGATATATGGCTAACAGGATTATGATTAGATGTAATCTTCACTTCACTGTAACAGACCACGAAGTTTTCCCACTGTCCAAAGCACTAGAAAATTCTAGAGATTGTTTAAGTCCCCTATACCTTACCCTTAATTCTGAAATACCTACATATAATAACCCAATAATCCAGAAGATTCTAAAATAGTTAAAAGCAAGGCAAAAGATGGGGGTTTCAGTATGTTTTGTATAACCTCGTCAGTTTCTTCCCCTTTTAGCCAAATTTAAATTTACTTGTACCACAAAATATGCAGCTGAAAACAGGCAGTGGTACACTTCCTATGTACTAAAGGatatgagaaataaaagcaggatGAAGGCACAGCACAAGCAAACATCTTTCTCTGCaccttttctcctccctctcgCCTTCTCCACATACACATTCCACTCATTAccatcaaaaccaaaaccagcaaataaCATCTTACTGCTATCGCTAAACCAGTGGACACACTTTCCTGAAGAGCTATGTATCTTCGTTGATCCCAATATCCTTTCTTTAGGCTTTTTCCCCTAGTCATCCAACAAATATAAATCAGTGCAAAAACtaatttcatttgcaaaataCTCTGCATCTACTTTCACACACTGCGTTCTTCGCCCCTACCGATTTTTTACATCTGGTGTATCCTGTGCAGATACTTGATGCCCAAAGTTCTAGTTCCCATTTCCACGCAGGAATTTATTTACGTAATGTTTTAGATCCTGGCTGATTAAATCCACAGCCACATAATGCAATAAGCACAGAGCATCTACAATGCCTTCAAGGCTTGCCTGCAGAGTTCAGAGCACTACTTGGATTAGACTAATTTGACACAGCATAGCCATAAATCATAATTAGAGCATCCATGCATGGTGCTATTCAGAATAACTATGGACTTCATATCACAGCCGTTGTGAAGCCAAGAAAAGAGTCAAGCACAAACAGGCCTAAAATACTAGTAAGGTTAGTGTATGCTACACTGAACACATGCTAACTGAAAGTAATTGTGTTCACTATGAAGAATTATCAGCAGCAAACTCTTCCTCTTAAGGCTTGTCATTACTAATGCAAATATCCACGTAACAATGTTATTGTAACGTTAGCTTTCAATAAAAAGAACCATCAACTCCTCCATGCTCTCAACACTGAAATACTGGTTTTTGAATTCACAACTGCACAGAAACTTTTCTTAAACTTACCACTTTTCACTCCTGCAGACCTGATGGAAGATGGCACGCACGACAGAGTGCTCGTGTTGCAAGAGGCTATCAGGAGGCAAGTGATACAAGGGCTTCTCGGTAGGTTATCACcaacttttatgaaaaatggTTTTGTACACCTCCCTGTCCAATGTTTGCCTTTTCACTAGAAAACAAgatcattttaaaagcagttgaAACAGCATGTACTGatataatacatttttttacatttgctttAACTGTATCTACAGTCACAGGTAGCTTTCATTGAAGCAGCTTCAACCTCCAGAATTCAAACGCATCTTTAGTTGGATTACACACCACACCAtagcagctttttattttattccacttTCTTTCATTAGTGTCCTCATACGGCAAAAAGGTGGGCGAAGCTGTTCACGGCCCTAATCGTCCGTGCAAACACCGCTCAGGCAGGCAGCGGGcaatccccccccccccccttccttTGGCACTAATTTCGCTCATACGAGGCGCTGGGGCAGGGCACGGGGATGAGGGCGCCTCCCTGAGCTCTCGGGGCCGGCGCGGTGACCCCGGCCGAGCCCAGGCCCGAGCCGTGACGCATTTCTCTAACTGAGCCCTCGGCACGACGGGAAGAGCCCGACCACAAGTGcgccccgcccggccgcggCCCTCCATAAGCGGCCACACTGGCGCCAGGGCCGCGCTTCCTGCTTATCGTACTACGCGATAAGAAAtaagtaatgaaaaaatataaaacgACCCGACGAAATAACAAAAgccggcggggcccggggctggggaggggctcgTTCTCTGGTGCCTCGGCCCAAGCGCAGCCAGGGCCTCCTCGCCCAGCGCGCCCTGAGGGAGGCGggggccccgcggccccggggaAGGGAACGGGCCGAACATCCCAGCCCAACCCACCCCGCCTCGTTCCCAATAGATCGGTCCGCGCCCCTTTTCCCCGCTAGCCCCCGATCCCGAGCACcgctccccctccccccctcGCCATCCCGGCACTAACGCCTCTCGTCCTCCCCGCCGCCATCACCGCCAGCGCCGCTTCCGCCCCGCGAGGCCCCCCCTGCGCGGGTTGTCCTGCGCGCAGCCTGAACCCTCACCGCTACCTCCCGCGCTTCCCGCTCCGCGGCGGCTCCCAAGGGATTCTCCTCACCCGCAGGGAGCGAGCGCTGCCGGACGCCAGGCGCTGGGCCAGCGCAGAGCGGCACAGGCAGCGCGGCGGACGGGCGGAAGAGCCAGCGGGAGCCCCGGGGCGGCGCCGTGCGGTGGCGGATGGAGCTGGTGGCGGGGTGCTAcgagcaggtgctgctggggttCGCCACGCGGCCCGGCCAGGTAACGGGAGCCGGGGGAacggggtgggggggagggagggaagaagcaCAGAACGgtctgggtgggaagggacattgGAGGCCATCTCGTTCCAACCCCTTGCCCCGGGTAGGGACATCCGCTACGAGACCAGCGTGTTCGGAGCCCTATCCAGCCCGGTCTCGAACGCCTCCCGGGAGGTGTGTGGGGAAATGCCCCGCCCGCCCCTCTGGAAGCGCGCCCCGGCACTCACCGTCTCGCCCGTCCGCAGCCGCGGTTCCGGGAGCCGCCGGGGCTCTTAAAGCGCGTTGCGGGGGCGGGGCGGCCTCTCCGCGGCCTCTGCCGCCAGACTCGGCCCCTTCGCTGGCCCGAAGGGCTCCCGGCAGCTACGGCGGAGCCACGTGCGTGCGGGGTCCGCGGTGCGAGGCCGCTCCTCCCGGCGCGGTGCGGAGGATGGATGGGACGtgggctgggggcaggtggAAGGCGTGTCTCCAGCCTGCCGTGATGGAAAACGAGAGAGTCCGCCTTTCCTGCTCTTGGGATTTATCTCTGTGCAGAGATAGCTTCGTCTAAGCACAGCACTGATTACAAGGGGTGGTTTGCACGCTTAAATCCTTTGGACTAATCTTCTAACAGCACATTAACTCAGGAAGATCCCATTACGCTTACAGCTAAGTATAATTCCTCCGCCTGTACTCGTGAGGTGCTCgagtgctgtgttcagttctggacCCCTCAAATCAGAAAAGACATTGAgatgctggagcaagtccagagaaaggcagtggagctgctgaagggtctggagcacaagtccaATGAGGAgggactgagggagctgggatgtttagtctggagaaaaggagactcaagGGGACCTTACCATTCTCTACAACTGTatgaaaggaggctgtagccaggtgagggTTGGCCTCTCCTCTGAGGCAGCCAGTGACAGGGCAAGAGGACATGGCCTCACACTGTGCCAGCTGATATTCAGGTTGGGCATTCAGCCTTCATCAAGCAAGAATTTCTTCATAGCAAGggtgattagacattggaatgcCCTggccagggaggtggtggagtcaccatccatGGAGGTTAAGGAACTCAGTGCCGtggtctggttgacaaggtGATGTTCAGTCATGGGTTGGACATCATGATCCCcgaggtcttttccaacctatttgattctgtgattctgatttttGCACATAtactttttcagcttttgcttttaaaatataaaattatggGACAATGAAGTGGAAGCTTTCTGTGGTAAGCTTGAGAAAGAcctgtttgttttgcatttcGTTTACAGTCTTGGACAGTCGTCCCTGATTTTACACATCATGCCCACACTGCCTCATTGTCAGCAGTAGCAGTGAATAACAGATATGTGGTCACTGGAAGCAGAGATGAGACAATCCAAATCTATGACATGAAAAAGAAGATTGAACATGGGGCGCTGCTACAGCACAATGGTAAGGGATCATTTCTTTGTAAAAAACCTTTATGATAAAAAATTGTAGCTGAAAAACTGGCCCTTGCTAGAAGaagacttgtttttttttctaataagaCTCTAGTAGTAGTGGTGTTGCAGCCATGATGGTGTGATCATATAAACAAGGTAAGCTTTTGAGCATAGAAGGTAAAAACAATTATTCTGGTATTAGCtcacaaatgctgctgctgctttaaattatttgtaGTTTTAAGAAGTGATTAAGAAGTTATGAGCCACAAATGGCTTATgtgctgtttttcttctatCAGGATGGTTTATCTAGATCATGCCTACTCTCAGCTACTGTCTTTCCCAGCGTTCTTGCCCTGTCACAAGTGTACATGAACCCCACAAAAGAGAGTTTGTGTGGGaaagcaggctgctgctgtcagaggaGTTAACCTGGTACATTTccccctgtgtgtgctgcctgAATTACAGCTTCAAAGTACATGATAGagtcacagaacagtttggatAGGAGAGGATCTTTTAAATGTTGTCTAGTCCAACCCTACTGCAGTGAGCACGGGCATCTTCAACCAGATCAGGTTACGCAGAGCTCCATCCAATTTGGCCTTGAGTGTTTCCAAGGACAGAGTATCAACCACATGTCTGGACAGCTGTTCCAGTAAAAACTGCTGTCCTTGTAAAAACACTTCTTCCttacatctaatctaaattgaCCCTCTTCAGTCTAAAACCATTGCCTTGTCCTATCACAACAGGTCCTGCTAAAAGGTTTATCCCTATCTTTCTTCTAAGCCTCCTTCaagtactggaaggccacaataaggtctccctgcagcctcttcccATCTGAAATATTCCAGTTCTTTCAGATTTTCCTCACAAGCAAGGTGTTCCATctctctgatcatcttcatggcccttctctggacttgcttcAACAGGTCCACATCATTCTTATGCTGGGGACATGTTGGAGCTGGATGCAATGTTCCAGGTGGGGTCtctgaagagcagagcagaggggcagaatccccttcCTCAGtctgctgcccacgctgcctTAGATGTagcccaggacacatttggctttctgggctggaaGCACACATTTCtaggtcatgtccagcctctctcAGCAAGCCTAAGTccttttcagcagagctgccctcaaTCTGtccatcccccagcctgtgctgctaCCAGCTTGCACTGTGCTTTGTGGAACTTGGAGGTTCAAGCCCACTGCTTGAACTTGTTCgtgtccctctggatggcatcccatcccTCACCACTCACAGAGTTTGGTGTCATCTGTAAACTAGCTGAGGGTGCACCCTCTGTCTGTATCATTGGTACAGTCATCTGTTAATGGCTGTGCAAATAAATCTGTTTGAGTCATTTGTAGCTCCGTATTGATTAATCAAAAAGATCCAGGAGCTAGACTGAGCATGGTAACTGCATTTAACTCATGTATGATACATCTGGTGATTATGGGGAAGCAGCAAGTGCAGTAAGTTCAGCTGTGTGTCAGGAGCAGGGCTTTGACTGGGAGCATTCCTATCACCAATAGAAGCTCTCTCTGCCCCAGTGTTTGAGTACTGCTGTGACAGAACAGACCAGATGGAGTGCAGACATGTGTGGGTAAAGGGTGCCTGATAGAGCATATCAGACTATTGAATATAGCAAGAAAGTTcgagggtttttttaaaaaatacttaggAAATCATTTAGATTTTCCCAAGGTTAGGGTAGTGGCTGGCATGCCTTGATGGAAGAAGCTTTTCTGTTAAGTTCTACATTCTCTGTTAATTTGTGCAATAACTGTTTGGTGTGTACAACATTGTTAATTGTATTTCTAGGCACGATAACTTCTTTGGAGTTCTATGGAACAGCACATCTACTGAGTGGGGCTGAAGATGGACTCATTTGTATCTGGAACACAAAGAGATGGGAATGTCTGAAATCCATTAAGGCACATAAGTAAGTTTCTTAAATCTTCATGTTCACATACATTTTCATGACTATTTTCCTTGTAAATAATAGATGTGActaatgttttgttttcatcagGGGACATGTAACATCTCTTTCTATTCATCCTTCTGGGAAATTAGCTTTGTCAGTTGGAACAGATAAAACATTAAGGTGAGTCAAAACTGATGAAGGAATGCTGAGAATCATAATTCAGTAACTCTTAATAAGGTGCTATAAGCAACAGTTCCATGTTGGGACTAGGCAACACTGATAAAACATATTTGTTATCAAATGGTTCAAAGATCCATCTGTTTGTCTTTTGAAGTTCTAAGTGCCAGCTGTTCATACCTTCTTCTTGTGAGTTCTGACTCTTCACAAGTCACTTGTAGATGTATAAATATGTTTGCATTTTGGAACACAATTTGCTTAAACTTTTGAAAAGTGACAGGTTTTGTTTAGTGTCAGTTTTCACTTGGAGTGTTTCCATGTTGCTGTAGATACCTGTTTTAGAGAtataaaatgctattttaatagCACAAATTTCTATTGGTCTCCTTTTGGGCTCAGTATTGCAAATGGtggtttagaaaataaataacacaaGATCAACATTATAGCATGCAAGCAATATATGAACTcatcattttcttttgcattaagaaggcagaaaaatgcTTAGAGAGGCTTAAAAGCTTCCTTTGAGTGCCTCATGACAGCAGATTGGATTTCAgttttgctgtgctgttttTAACCAGAATGCACATTGCCTGTCGTTGTGTTTCAGAACTTGGAATCTTGTTGAAGGACGATCAGCCTTCATCAAAAACCTGAAGCAAAGTGAGTTTATCAATCTAAATCCACTAATTAAGTGCAATTTGATAGCTTTATTTTTCGTGTAAAGAAAAGTTGACTGAATTAATCAAGTCAGTTAACTGCAAACTTATACAATGTCTTCTTTACACGTGAAGGCAAGCATATGTAAGCTCATGTACTTAATAATAATttagcaaaaggaaaacatagTACCACTAAagtaaatccttttttttccttgaaatttgAGGTCAgagcattaaaataaatgtgtttcagtttgtttttctttacatGATTCTGATAatcagaaataaacatttaagaGCATAGCTGTTTATTCTAGCTTATTTGATTTTTCACTGAATATATTCTTAGGTCTAGGTAGAAAACAGTGTCTAGCAGCTTCTAAAGATTCTTACTTTTAGATTCTCTGTATCAATGTGTACAGATGCACACATAATTAAATGGTCCCCTGATGGAGAGAAGTATGTGACTGTGATAGCAAACAAAGTGGATATCTACAGACTTGACACAGCTTCAATCACTGGCACCATTACAACAGAGAAGAGGATTTCTTCACTTAGATTTATTACAGTAAGTACAAAAATGAGAGGTGTTGGGAAATGAACTGGTTTGAAACACATTAAATTAATCAcacttgcatttctttttccccattccAAGGATTCTGTCCTTGCCATAGCTGGAGATGATGAAATGATTAGGTTCTACAGCTGTGACTCTCAAAAATGCTTGTGTGAATTTAAAGCTCATGAAAACAggtattttatatttgtttattatttaaatatttatggcaATGCTGATTCCTCTCTAAAGTTCTATGGCTTGTAATGTTTGgcatattttgcttttgttttagtATAGAAAGTGAATTTATTTATGTGCTAAATTCCAAACagtcttgtttgctttttgtatGAGCACAAGTACTGTGTCCATGCATGTTACAAAAACAGTAGGGTACAGAATTAAGAATATTGCTATTGTAAATTTGTGAGTGTGTGTACTTGTGTTTAACCAGTCTTTACTGAATCTGACTCTTTAGAATGcttcaaaaaaacaaactagTTTTATTCAGTTCAAACAATAGGAGTGTAATTACGTATTCTGTGTTTTTGAATACCAATTATTTGTCCAAATGTTGCTTTGAattcatcaaaacaaaaaagcattaGCAGTAATGTCACTGATGTGTCTAATAGTGTATGCTTTACAGTACTAAAGAGTTCTGAATTGAATCCTAATAAGCCTAGCAAAGGCAAATGTTCCTAATATAAATGACAGCACTCAAAGCAGATCCAAGTTCCTGCCTGTCACTTGGAGGATTTTTGTTCAAACTGATTTTTTAGACTGTTGCCTATTCATCTTTAATTTGTCTCAGCTTACTAGTCTGAAGTGAACCGCGATGCTGTAagataaaaatgtattctttttcacagaataaaaGATATTTACAGTTTTGAAAGAGAAGGACAGCATGTCATTGTTACTGCATCCAGTGACGGTTACATTAAAATGTGGAATCTGGATCTTGATAAGGTTGGTATATTACACTGCTTGTTACATTTAAGAAAATCAACAGAGAACCAAATTGCAGACAGTTCTGTTGTAAGAGTTCATTTTAAGAGGAAATTTTATGTGAAATGTGGATGTCTTGATCTTCTTCCATGTTATGCTCAGTAGAGATGTATGTCTATGCACATTTATTTATGCACTCgtgtttttttcatctttgtatcttttcctttttaacaaaCTATAAAACCTGATGATATTATGATATTTCATCTCCACTTTTTGTACAGTCATGCTTTCCATCAGACCTAGCCGGGCTTATGACTATCTAATCAGTTATGTATGTTATGACTATGTAATTAGTTAAGGACTGCTGTGAATTTCTGTAATGTTGATGACTGTTGCTACTCTTCTGAAAACACAAAGTCTATGGTTTGGGCAGGGGAAGATGGTTGTTCATGTCGGGGGAGGAACTTATCCTTTGGAAAAATTCCAATACATAAATGTTCTAAGTACTtgtatttcctgtattttcaaaCAGTTCTGAGTAATACAGTTCAACAAGGAATCATGTCTTATCTTTAACGTTTATTGTGTTTATTGTTTGCTCTTAAAATCAGAAATAGATTTTTACAATTTATTGCTTAGTTACAAAGGATCTACTATATTTTATGATAAGTATCTTGGATAGttcaaataattatttctcAACATATATACACTTCAAATCTGAATTTGCCTGTTTTTAATTTCACCCACTCTGATTATTTTTATACTTGTAAGTGCAGGAGTGatctccccttttcctc of Molothrus ater isolate BHLD 08-10-18 breed brown headed cowbird chromosome 1, BPBGC_Mater_1.1, whole genome shotgun sequence contains these proteins:
- the LOC118695333 gene encoding tRNA selenocysteine 1-associated protein 1-like isoform X1 translates to MGPQASFKGKDLMAKKRECLQAYSWWRTPQKKRKKKNKIKPGRIEFVPSSTNTTRPDYSIFVGELTPEVDDFQLYDYFLKRYPSCIDCKIATDLLGYSRGYAFVRFGEQGDQMRALQDCQNAPGLGGKRIRLSIGISKRLKAEFQRYQSYNYNDYYQDYQNYYSQWNYDPYADYNYSSYTPYDSMQAVGDCSLGDAVMAPAVFEEASAMTEINDDLITEDPQLYLDVDEMNRQFMETSEELYDALMNCHWQPLDTVTSDIPSAI
- the LOC118695333 gene encoding tRNA selenocysteine 1-associated protein 1-like isoform X2; its protein translation is MASQDLMAKKRECLQAYSWWRTPQKKRKKKNKIKPGRIEFVPSSTNTTRPDYSIFVGELTPEVDDFQLYDYFLKRYPSCIDCKIATDLLGYSRGYAFVRFGEQGDQMRALQDCQNAPGLGGKRIRLSIGISKRLKAEFQRYQSYNYNDYYQDYQNYYSQWNYDPYADYNYSSYTPYDSMQAVGDCSLGDAVMAPAVFEEASAMTEINDDLITEDPQLYLDVDEMNRQFMETSEELYDALMNCHWQPLDTVTSDIPSAI
- the PAK1IP1 gene encoding p21-activated protein kinase-interacting protein 1 isoform X1, translating into MELVAGCYEQVLLGFATRPGQSWTVVPDFTHHAHTASLSAVAVNNRYVVTGSRDETIQIYDMKKKIEHGALLQHNGTITSLEFYGTAHLLSGAEDGLICIWNTKRWECLKSIKAHKGHVTSLSIHPSGKLALSVGTDKTLRTWNLVEGRSAFIKNLKQNAHIIKWSPDGEKYVTVIANKVDIYRLDTASITGTITTEKRISSLRFITDSVLAIAGDDEMIRFYSCDSQKCLCEFKAHENRIKDIYSFEREGQHVIVTASSDGYIKMWNLDLDKIRDGPSLLCEVNTKARLTCLAVWLDQASEMKENSDKTASSSQETEDEKSSIARINKDFWTTKRVKIAKRKRKNIQEKQKVEAPVQKKKKKQNSSA
- the PAK1IP1 gene encoding p21-activated protein kinase-interacting protein 1 isoform X2, coding for MELVAGCYEQVLLGFATRPGQSWTVVPDFTHHAHTASLSAVAVNNRYVVTGSRDETIQIYDMKKKIEHGALLQHNGTITSLEFYGTAHLLSGAEDGLICIWNTKRWECLKSIKAHKTWNLVEGRSAFIKNLKQNAHIIKWSPDGEKYVTVIANKVDIYRLDTASITGTITTEKRISSLRFITDSVLAIAGDDEMIRFYSCDSQKCLCEFKAHENRIKDIYSFEREGQHVIVTASSDGYIKMWNLDLDKIRDGPSLLCEVNTKARLTCLAVWLDQASEMKENSDKTASSSQETEDEKSSIARINKDFWTTKRVKIAKRKRKNIQEKQKVEAPVQKKKKKQNSSA